Proteins from one Ahaetulla prasina isolate Xishuangbanna chromosome 2, ASM2864084v1, whole genome shotgun sequence genomic window:
- the MRPL51 gene encoding large ribosomal subunit protein mL51 — MEAAWRLMMAPPRLWTGSTSSSLLVSAARRLFSTDAPKSFLVKEPPPPKVVDRWNEKRALFGVYDNIGILGDFKAHPKDLIVGPVWVRGWRGNELQRCIRKKKMVGDRMFVDDYHNLNKRIKFLYKRYNRYRLHR; from the exons ATGGAAGCGGCGTGGCGCCTGATGATGGCCCCGCCGCGCTTATGGACGGGCAGCACCAGCAGCAGCCTTCTCGTCTCTGCAGCTCGTCGGCTGTTCAGTacag ACGCTCCTAAATCATTTCTGGTGAAAGAACCTCCTCCTCCAAAAGTGGTTGACAGATGGAATGAGAAACGAGCACTCTTTGGTGTCTATGATAATATTGGAATTCTGG ggGATTTCAAGGCCCACCCCAAAGACCTGATTGTGGGGCCGGTATGGGTACGTGGATGGAGGGGAAATGAGCTGCAGAGATGCATTCGCAAAAAGAAGATGGTGGGTGACCGAATGTTCGTTGATGATTACCATAATCTGAATAAGAGGATTAAATTCTTGTACAAGCGATATAATCGCTATAGACTGCATCGTTAA